The region TTTGCAAATTCCCTGGGACTTGGCGAATGAGCCCCCGCAAAAAGGTCGCGGTGCTGATTTCCGGGCGCGGCAGCAACATGATGTCGCTTATTTCCGCGGCCATGTCGCCTAGCTACCCGGCAGAGATCGGTCTTGTGGTTTCCAACAAGCCCGACGCCGCAGGGCTGGCCAAAGCAGCTGATCTTGGTATCAAGACCGCGGTAGTGGATCACAGGGACTACAAGGGCGACCGTGAGGCTTTCGAGCATGCTCTCAATGCCCTCCTGAAGGACAATGCCATCGAACTGGTGGCACTCGCCGGCTTCCTGCGCCTGCTCACGCCTTTTTTGGTCAACGAGTGGCGCGACCGCATGATCAACATTCACCCGGCGCTGCTTCCGAGCTTCAAGGGTCTCAACACCCACGAGCGGGCGCTGGATGAAGGCGTCAAGCTGCATGGCGCCACCGTGCACTTCGTCTCAGCGGAAATGGATGACGGTCCGATCATCATGCAAGGGGCCGTGCCCGTGCTCGAGGGCGACACACC is a window of Labrenzia sp. CE80 DNA encoding:
- the purN gene encoding phosphoribosylglycinamide formyltransferase codes for the protein MSPRKKVAVLISGRGSNMMSLISAAMSPSYPAEIGLVVSNKPDAAGLAKAADLGIKTAVVDHRDYKGDREAFEHALNALLKDNAIELVALAGFLRLLTPFLVNEWRDRMINIHPALLPSFKGLNTHERALDEGVKLHGATVHFVSAEMDDGPIIMQGAVPVLEGDTPDTLGARVLGVEHQIYPKALELVANGKAKVKGQKVSTTNSDTSGSDALISPA